Part of the Pagrus major chromosome 9, Pma_NU_1.0 genome, GTATCACAGTAACTAATGACAGTGCCACAGTGAGGCAGCATGAACAATAACAGGACCCAGAATCATTAACTTcttactgtgacatgtcaaagtgttttcagtgaagGGGACAAATTGTTTTGCACATTATGTATGTGTTCATTTGAACTAGCTTTCGCTTTCAGTTTAAAAGTCTAGTTTGAAGGATCTTACAGGAaggtcagtgtcagtgtttggttgaTGCTGGCAGTAGTGATGTTGGGCTGTGTGTTGCACCAGGACTTTACAGCCTTGTTTCATCTTGACATTGATTGCTGTGAGGCTGTTTAATTTAGCATAATACTAAGATCAGCTTTGAAAACATATGTATAAAAAGCTGTATTTATTACACTTAAGAAGAATATAACTGTGCTGTCTTAAAACCCTTTGTCATGTGCCTTACTGTAAAACCTTGCTTTTGAGATAGTTACGGAACTGGACCCAACCCAGTCACAGTTAACTGGATCTAattaaataacaacacagaTACAGTTGTAGCACTGTTGAAAGAAGGTTATGGATTCATACCATTTCACCACAATATCCTGGGTTCAGATAAGCTTGAGTAAATTAGCAAGCAAATGTCCAtagaaagatttttttctcaaatagACTTTTCTCACTGTAGACTTTTGGACATGACAAACACAGGTGTATCTCATAACATTAATCATGGCTGCCATCACTGAAGTTATTAGTTCCAGTTTTACTTTCCCTCCTATGACAAATCTGAATGCCTTCTGTGAGTTTATCTCTGAGGATGTGGCACTGCAGCTTGGACTTTCATTATGTTCAATATGATTCCTTATTTCATTAAGACCCTAGGGTGTCCTCCACAATGTGGCATAGCATTGACATTTCCAACAGATATGGAAGAGCTAAAAAGACAAGTTAAGTCCAGTCTTACACACTTGGTTGTTTAATTTCTGTCTGTAATATTTTGACTAAATGGTCTACTGCATAACATAGAACAATGGTGCATGTTTTAGTGTTTAATGTTCAATGATCCAAGGTTCCAACCAATGTCCAAGGCCGCGTCGCCCCTTGCCAGCGTGATGATATTCTGTAATCTCATCTtgaaaaaaaccaaaatgaaGACAAGTCACCAAATAATTTCCTCTACCACAAAAATAGTTGCCGATAGAGATTAAGTAACAAACAAATAATCCTTCAATACGTCTGAACCTGATGAATACAATACACAGGATTATCAATAAGTATGGCTGTTGGCTTTTATAAGTTTTATATGCCAGTTTTGGCAATTCTTTGATATGAGGCCATCACATCTGGACAAAGGGAAATCAAACTTGACCAAACCATTTTGCTGATATGCAAATCAGGCTAATTTAGATGACAATAGCTTTCCCTCGTCTGCACATTCTGCATTTCGATATAAACCtcaacacagctgcagctggGTGGGAGGCAAGCAATATCAGTAACAATGGGGAAGGTAAGGAGCAAATGTCATTTTCCAAAGGGTTTCAAGATTGTTCGGGCAGTGGATCTAGTGCATGTGAACTGTCTCTATCTagtttgttgtcatttaaaTGACAGCAGGGCTTAACAATATGCTGTTTTTGTATCTGTTACAATGTAGGGAAGATATTTTACCAGGATGTGTCCCTGTTTTCTTCCATCCAGATTGTTTTCTTCGAGGATAAGAACTTCCAAGGCCAAAGCTATGCGTGCAGCGCTGACTGCGCTGACCTGCGCACGTTCTTCAGTCGCTGCAACTCCATTAAGGTGGAAAGTGGCTGCTGGGTGCTGTACGAGCGTCCCAATTACACTGGCTACCAGTATATCCTGAGCCCCGGGGACTACCCTGATCACCAAAAGTGGAATGGATTCAACGATAGCATCAAGTCATGTCGCTCTATCAAAAATGTAAGCTCAATCGATGCTTTTTAGAATAACCAAAAGAtaacaaagtattaaaaaagtCATCCTTTAGTAAAGATTGTCTTATTTGTTTCATAAGACTATTCTTAATGCACCAGTTTCATTAAACTGGGATAAGCTTACTACATCAAGCTATAGATTAAGACAAACATTATAAAGTAACATATGGGTAGTCAGGGACACatcatttgttttacatttgtgGGTTAATTTTTGCAGGAGAGTGCCCAGCTCCTGTGAAATACCACAGAGTGCACCAACCAGGCAATAATCAGTCAAAGGCCAACAGACAAAAAGGAGAGATAAAAGGCTCATGATTTGGCAGGAGGATGCACATCAGTTTTTGAAGGAAGCTAGGAAAACTGCCAACAAATCCATTTGTAGATCTGAACTCAAAGTAAATGAGAGCACAAAAATAAGTTGAATGCTAAATGATTTAGATACTAAAAATTAACATAATTTCATCAACTTTAATTCTCAAAATCTTTCAAGGTATATGGAAAGTCCTGGAAGATCCGATTCTACGACAAGCAGGATTTCGGAGGCCAAGCGGCCGAGTGTTTTGAGGATTGCCCGTCGGTTTACGAGGCTCTCAAGTTCCAGGAGTTCCACTCCTGTGTGGTGATGGATGGTGCATGGGTCCTCTACGAGCAGCCCAACTACCACGGACACCAGTACTTCCTGGAACGTGGCGAGTACCCCAACTATACAGACTGGGGCGCCACCTCCCCTGCTGTGGGGTCTTTCCGCATGATCAAAGAGCTCTAGAACAGCAGCGGCCATGCAGGGTTCTGCAGCCTCTAAAACAGTCATTTGAATGGTAAAGCCACCAAAGTTCTAGAGTCTAAAGAAAATCAATCTTCAGAACCCAGAGTTCTACAATATGAGTTCTAGAATCCCTTCAAGGTTCCAAAGCTCTAACCCAATTGAAATTATTCCAAAAGTTCAGAGTTCCAGAATCCTGAGGTTGTTCCTCAACCCCTCTGGAAGTTCAGAGTTCCAAAAGGTTTATATTCGAGAAAGGCTTTATCCTCCCGCCTGCTTTTTCCATTTCGACATCTGTCTCCCCAGAACCCTGTGTTGCACACAAATGAATAAAGGTCTTCCTTAATGAAAACAGTGCTGtctgtattgtttttaatgagttaCCTGACATATAGTTTTGTCCTCTAGTGTCTAACCAAGGCAAGTCAAGGttattcatttcaaaatattcagaCACAAgacaactcaaagtgctttagaGAGGCATAGAgacatacattaaaaacaagacgTTACATCTCAAGACCGACTGGTGTGAGATCCTGCCAAACATTAGCAGATACTGGTCTTCTATaacaagacacaaaacaatgtGACAAGTGCAAGATAACTGATAACTATATACATTCAACACTAACTTATTGCCTGATAGTGAGCCGCAGAGATGTCTACACCTGATTTGAAATGTAGGAAGACTTCATAATGTCATAATTTCAGACCAAAAatcatgttcatgtttaaaGCTTTAAGTCATGCACAACAGAAACTTGTATACGTCTTATATCTGTCAGTAAAAAAAGACCTGCAAATTtcacacacaatgaaataaaattgaGTTAAGAAACATACTTAAtttaatgctttattttaataagaaaatagtGACTCAGTAgctataaaaacagaaatacagaaaaacatgagGTTGTCTCCAACACTTGTTGAATTAGTAGATAAGTTTGATGCACAACTTGAATGATTGCTTGATATAACCAGTCATAACCACCTGATGGTAATACTGTTTGTGATACTATTCGCCCTTTATTCTTAATTAATATGGTATAAAATAGTCCTTTGCCCTTTTACCCCTTTGATTTCAAAGTGAATCATATTCCATTAAATTGTGCTGCTTAAGGATGTTAAAATAAATTTGTGGTCTGTTTAACTGTGAGTAAGGATTGATATTCAACATCAGAACAATATCAGCAACATTCAGACATATTTTTGGTCGACCGGACAGatggattacattttttacagtgcaaaTATTTTCATGACTAATCACTTTCTAAATTTCCCATTGCAAGGTCAAAACTTAATAAAACCATAAACAGAGTAGTAAGAAATCCCAGTGCATATTTATTTTGTGATGAATATATAATGGTAAAGTACTTAAATGTACTGTGgacattgtttgttgtttggacTTTAAGATAAAATCTGTTCCCAAAGCATCTGGATGCCCAGAAACATAATTTTTGACATTATTGATAGACG contains:
- the LOC141002077 gene encoding gamma-crystallin M2-like; translation: MGKIVFFEDKNFQGQSYACSADCADLRTFFSRCNSIKVESGCWVLYERPNYTGYQYILSPGDYPDHQKWNGFNDSIKSCRSIKNVYGKSWKIRFYDKQDFGGQAAECFEDCPSVYEALKFQEFHSCVVMDGAWVLYEQPNYHGHQYFLERGEYPNYTDWGATSPAVGSFRMIKEL